One stretch of Zingiber officinale cultivar Zhangliang chromosome 6B, Zo_v1.1, whole genome shotgun sequence DNA includes these proteins:
- the LOC121990430 gene encoding 60S ribosomal protein L39-like, whose amino-acid sequence MPSHKTFKIKQKLAKKMRQNRPIPHWIRLRTGNTIRYNAKRRHWRRTKLGF is encoded by the exons ATG CCGTCGCACAAGACGTTCAAGATCAAGCAGAAGCTGGCGAAGAAGATGCGCCAGAACCGCCCCATCCCTCACTGGATCCGCTTGAGGACCGGAAACACCATCAG GTATAACGCCAAGCGCAGGCACTGGCGTCGCACAAAGCTGGGATTTTGA
- the LOC121993218 gene encoding triphosphate tunnel metalloenzyme 3-like → MEVEVKLRLPDAAAHQRLSDALAPHHLRIHLQENLFFDGASGELSSRFAILRIRFYDADARCVISLKAKARLVDGVSRVEEDEEDIDPALGRACAADPCRLFDAAASSRIVRRVLEEFGSEGKIGSFVCLGGFRNVRAVYAWREGLTLELDETQYVFGTGYELECETTDPEKAKELLESFLKENGIPYSYSEASKFAVFRAGRLLP, encoded by the coding sequence ATGGAGGTCGAGGTCAAGCTCCgcctccccgacgccgccgcccACCAGCGACTCTCCGACGCCCTAGCCCCCCACCACCTTCGCATCCACCTCCAGGAGAATCTCTTCTTCGACGGCGCCTCCGGCGAACTCTCCTCCCGCTTCGCCATCCTCCGTATCCGCTTCTACGATGCCGATGCCCGATGCGTCATCTCCCTCAAGGCCAAGGCCCGCCTCGTCGATGGCGTTAGCCGCGTCGAGGAGGATGAGGAGGACATCGACCCGGCCCTTGGACGCGCCTGCGCCGCTGACCCGTGTCGGCTGTTCGACGCGGCGGCCTCCTCTCGGATCGTGAGGAGGGTTCTCGAGGAGTTCGGATCGGAGGGAAAGATTGGATCTTTTGTGTGCTTGGGAGGGTTCCGGAACGTCAGGGCGGTCTACGCGTGGAGGGAGGGGCTGACGCTTGAGCTTGATGAGACGCAATATGTTTTCGGAACTGGCTACGAACTGGAGTGTGAAACGACAGATCCAGAGAAGGCCAAGGAGTTGCTGGAGAGTTTCTTGAAGGAGAATGGGATACCTTACTCTTATTCTGAAGCATCCAAGTTTGCTGTTTTCCGTGCTGGGAGGCTTTTACCCTGA